The Methanobrevibacter sp. sequence GCTCCCACAATGATTGCAAGTGCTGAAACGGCAAGGGTGGCAGTATCCAATATTCCTAAAACATTTCCTGCTATTGAAGACATCTCCTCGCTTGTTATGGCCATGAAGTCATCATAGTCCTCTTCAATCTTATCTGAAATCTCGGTGTCGTTGACATCCTCGCCGGTTTTGACAATGACACTTGAAACCTTATCCGTATCAGTGATGTTCTGCAATGTGTCCAATGGGACAAAGATGCCGCTGTCTACAAATGAGCTGCCTGTCTCAAAGATTCCCACAACATTGAACTCCCTGTTCTGTATTGTTATGTTGTCCCCTTTGCTGACATTGTTCAGTTCAGCATACTGGGCTCCTATGATGGCATCCCTTGAGCCATTTTCATATACATCGCCATCAACATCCTTGATGCCGACCATATAAAGCTTATCCGGATCCAGTCCAAGGATATTTGTAAAGCTCCTTCCAGAGTCCGAATCCTGCGACATCAGCCGATCCATATCCATTTCAGTTGCCGTAAGCTCGCCGGCAGCATCAATCACACCAGACCTATTCCTTATTTCATCAACAACTTCCGTGCTTATCATTCCTGCATTGGTCCCGACAGTACTGGAATTGCTGACTGTTATCTCAGCTGCAACATCATTAAGGGAGGTTTGAACCGAATCCTCCATTCCAGTAGTGATAAGACCTAAAGCAACAATGGTTGTAATCCCTATTGCAATTCCAATAATGGACAATGCACTTCGGGTCTTGTTCCTAAATGGGTTCTTTAAAATTAATGTGATAAATCTTATGTTAACATCCCCTTTTAATCAATTATTATTTAAATCCATCTTAAATGTTAAACTTAACTAAAATTTTTTAAAAACAGCTGAAAAATAAGGATAAAAAAGGGGAATATGAAAAGTTAAAAAAAAAGAAAAAACATCCTCAAAGGAGGATAATAAAAAAAGAAAAAATAATTTAAAGGGAAGCGAAGACTTTGTCCAATGCTTCCACAAGGGCATCGATTTCCCCTTCCTTGACTACAAGAGGAGGAGCAAATCTCAATACATTTCCGGCAGTGCAGTTGATAAGGAATCCTTCCTCAAGCATCTTGCCGACTATGTCCGCTCCCTCGAAGTCAAGTTCCACACCAACCAAAAGGCCAGCTCCTCTCACATCTTTAATGAAATCATACTTTCCTTTCAATGGAACTAATTTTGCTAAGAAGTATTCTCCCATAGCCTTACTGTGCTCTACTATTCCTTCCTCTTCAAATGCATCGAAGACTGCATTTGCTGCAGCACCTGCAAGTGGGCTTCCTGCAAAGGTAGTACCATGGTCACCAGGTACAAATCCTCCAGCCACTTCTTCAGTAGCCAGGAATGCAGCCATTGGGAATCCTCCACCGATACCTTTTGCTACAGTCATTATGTCAGGCTCAAGGCCGAAGAGTTCATGGGCAAACAAAGCGCCGCATCTTCCAAATCCTGATTGGACCTCATCTGCAATGATAAGAACTCCCTTTTCCTTGCATAAGTCATTCAATCCTTTGTAGAATTCCGCATCTGCAACATGAACTCCACCTTCACCTTGTACAGGCTCGATGATGATTGCTGCAGTGTCTTCAGTTATTGCCTCTTTAATTGAATCCAAATTGCCGAATTCAACTTTCTTGAATCCTTTTGGCAAGTTTTCCACATAAGGTGCGCTGTATTCTGGGTGATCGGTTACGGATAATGTCAAGATGGTCCTTCCGTGGAAAGAGTCACCGCAGTACAATACCTCATGCTTTCCGCTGTACTTTATTGCAAGCTTGATTGCACCTTCATTGGCTTCAGCACCGGAGTTTGCAAAGAACATTCTGTCAAACTTGGTAGCATCAACCAATTTCTTGGCATAGACTGTTGCAGGTTCGTTGTAGTAAATGCTTGAAACGTGAATCAATTTGGCCGCTTGGTCTTGAATTGCCTTGACAAGCTTAGGATGTCCGTGGCCTAAGCAGTTTACGGCAATTCCTGCCAAAAAGTCCAAATACTCTTTACCGTCAATGTCCCATACCTTGACACCTTCTC is a genomic window containing:
- a CDS encoding aspartate aminotransferase family protein, with translation MNTQEIIDIEDKYFINTFNRVPIVLDHGEGVKVWDIDGKEYLDFLAGIAVNCLGHGHPKLVKAIQDQAAKLIHVSSIYYNEPATVYAKKLVDATKFDRMFFANSGAEANEGAIKLAIKYSGKHEVLYCGDSFHGRTILTLSVTDHPEYSAPYVENLPKGFKKVEFGNLDSIKEAITEDTAAIIIEPVQGEGGVHVADAEFYKGLNDLCKEKGVLIIADEVQSGFGRCGALFAHELFGLEPDIMTVAKGIGGGFPMAAFLATEEVAGGFVPGDHGTTFAGSPLAGAAANAVFDAFEEEGIVEHSKAMGEYFLAKLVPLKGKYDFIKDVRGAGLLVGVELDFEGADIVGKMLEEGFLINCTAGNVLRFAPPLVVKEGEIDALVEALDKVFASL
- a CDS encoding FtsX-like permease family protein — its product is MSIIGIAIGITTIVALGLITTGMEDSVQTSLNDVAAEITVSNSSTVGTNAGMISTEVVDEIRNRSGVIDAAGELTATEMDMDRLMSQDSDSGRSFTNILGLDPDKLYMVGIKDVDGDVYENGSRDAIIGAQYAELNNVSKGDNITIQNREFNVVGIFETGSSFVDSGIFVPLDTLQNITDTDKVSSVIVKTGEDVNDTEISDKIEEDYDDFMAITSEEMSSIAGNVLGILDTATLAVSALAIIVGAIGIINTMVMSVYERTKEIGVLKSVGWKSRKILTMILGETLVLTTISGIVGSIFGILIPEVGLRLFNVENFALGYSPKTFILAFGITIIVGIIGGIYPAYKASKLAPTEALRYE